CatccgtgtccccaagtgccacccacagtgtccccagtccctccccgTGTCACCCAGCgtgtccctgttctgtccccAAGCGCcacccacagtgtccccagtccatccgtgtccccaagtgccacccaGCGTGTCCCGGTTCTGTCCCCAAGCGCCACCCAGCGcgtccccagtccctccccgTGCCACCCACAgtgtccctgttctgtccccaagtgccacccaCAGTGTCCCAAATTCatccgtgtccccaagtgccacccacagtgtccccagtccctccccaagtgccacccagcgtgtccctgttctgtccccAAGCGCCACCCAGCGTGTCCCCAATTCATCCGTGTCCCCAAGCGCcacccacagtgtccccagtccctccccgTGCCACCCACAgtgtccctgttctgtccccaagtgccacccaCAGTGTCCCAAATTCatccgtgtccccaagtgccacccacagtgtccccagtccaTCCGTGTCCCCAAGCGCcacccacagtgtccccagtccaTCCGTGTCCCCAATCGTGttcccgcgctgtccccgcgcaCCGCCCGCTGTCCCCTCAttgtccccgcgctgtcccctcattgtcccctcctgtcccctcccccgGACACGCCGGTGCCACTCGGGTGCCAAAAAAGTCTCTTTAGTATAAATAAGGGAGGGGGGGACGCGCGGTGACCCCGCGGGGACAATAAAGTGACGAAGGCACGGGGTGGGGGCGGGGATGTCCCCGGGCACGGGGCGGTGACACCGCGGGGACAGCGGTGACATCGCTCTGGGGACAGcggtgacaccctggggacagcggtgacATCGCTCTGGGGACAGcggtgacaccctggggacagaggtgacacGCTCTGGGGACAGCGGTGACATCGCCCTGAGGACAGcggtgacaccctggggacagaggtgacaccactctggggacagcggtgacatcgccctggggacagcggtgacACCGCGGGGACAGCGGTGACAtcgccctggggacagcggtgacaccctggggacagcggtgacaccctggggacagcggtgacATCGCCTTGGGGACAGCGGTGACACCGCggggacagaggtgacaccACTCTGGGGACAGCGGTGACACCCTGGGGAGAGCGGTGACACCGCGGGGACAGCGgtgccaccctggggacagtggtgacaccctggggacagcggtgacaccgcggggacagcggtgccaccctggggacagcggtgacACCACTCTGGGGACAGcggtgacaccctggggacagcggtgacATCGCTCTGGGGACAgtggtgacaccctggggacagcggtaCCACCACTCTGGGGACAGTGGTGACACCGCggggacagaggtgacaccACTCTGGGGACAGCGGTGACACCTTGGGGACAGCGGTGACACCACTCTGGGGACAGCGGTGACATCGCCTTGGGGACAGCGGTGACACCTTGGGGACAGCGGTGACACCACTCTGGGGACAgtggtgacaccctggggacagcggtgacaccaccctggggacagaggtgccaccctggggacagcggtgacACCGCGGGGACAAGGTGAcaccaccctggggacagcggtgacaccaccctggggacagcggtgacACCCCGGGGACAGTGGTGACACCGCGGGGACAGCGGTGACATCGCTCTGGGGACAGCGGTGACACCCTGGGGAGAGcggtgacaccctggggacagcagtgacaccgCGGGGACAGCGGTGACACCACTCTGGGGACAGCGGTGACACGCTGGGGACAGCGGTGACACCACTCTGGGGACAGCGGTGACATCGCCTTGGGGACAGcggtgacaccctggggacagcggtgacaccactctggggacagaggtgacaccctggggagAGCGGTGAcaccaccctggggacagaggtgacaccctggggacagcggtgacATCGCCTTGGGGACAGTGGTGACACCCTGAGGACAGcggtgacaccctggggacagcggtgacATCGCCTTGGGGACAGCGGTGACACCTTGGGGACAGCGGTGACACCGCGGGGACAGCGGTGAcaccaccctggggacagcggtgacATCGCCTTGGGGACAgtggtgacaccctggggacagcggtgacACCACCCTCGGGACAGCGGTGACAtcgccctggggacagcggtgacATCGCcttggggacagaggtgacatCGCCTTGGGGACAGcggtgacaccctggggacagcggtgacatcgccctggggacagcggtgacaccaccctggggacagcggtgccaccctggggacagtggtgacaccctggggacagtggtgacatcgccctggggacagcggtgccaccctggggacagtggtgacaccctggggacagtggtgaCAGGGTGACAccgccctggggacagcggtgCCACCCTGAGGACAAAGTGACACCGCGGGGACAAAGTGACACCACTCTGGGGACAGCGGTGACATCGCTCTGGGGACAGcggtgacaccctggggacagcagtgacaccaccctggggacagcggtgacaccctggggacaagGTGACACCACTCTGGGGACAGcggtgacaccctggggacagtggtgaCAGGGTGAcaccaccctggggacagcggtgccaccctggggacagcgcCGGGGGGGCTCAGTAGTACGGGGGTGGCACTGCGGGTGACACgggtgacacaggtgacccagggggtgacacaggtgacccAGGGGGTGACCCAGGGGGTGACACGTGTCCTGGCGGGTGACACcggaggtgacacaggtgacagcTACACCACGGTGCCACTCGGGGAGCCGCCGTTCTGCGAGGACAGGCCCTgcggggggggggaggggacagcggTCACCGGGGGAGGGGACACCTGCCACTCCTTGGTGACGTCATCGCGGGGatttcccccccccctccccgccACCCAGGCCCCAAAATCCGCGATTTGTTCCCCAAAAATTCACTCcggacaccccaaaatcccgtCCCGGACACCCCCAGACTCACAGGGACACCGGGAAGAGACGAGCCTGTCACGACAGATTATCGCGACAgggtcctggtgctgctgggaccccccaaatccccaccaaaccctcccaaattccccctaaatcaccccaaattcccGCCCGGACGACCCCAGACCCCACCCCAGTTCCTCGGGAACCCCGAGGACAGACGAGCCTATCCCGACAGACTATCGCGATACAAACCTGCTGCAGATGAGCTCCTCCTAGACGccctaaaacaccccaaatccccccgaacccaccccaaaaatccccccgaaaccaccccaaaatcccgtCCCGGATACCCCCAGACTCACGGGGGCCCCGGGGAGAGACGAGCCTGTCACGACAGAGTATCGCGATACAAACCTGCTGCAGATGAGCTCCTCCTAGACGCCCTAAACCACCCCCAagtccccccaaaaatccccttcCGGACGCCCCCAGACTCACGGGGACAGTGGGGTCGCCTCTGGGGACAGATGAGCCCATCCCGACAGACTATCGCGACATGGTCCAGGTGATGCTGACACCCTAAAATCCCCCCGAATGCCCTctaaacaccccaaaatccccccagatcccctccaaacccccccaaaatcccctccgAGACCCCTCCCCAGACTTAGAGAGACCCCGGGCCGCGCCCAGGTGCAGATCAGCCCCTCCCGACAGGGCTGTCGCGATACAAACCTGGCGCtcctggcaccccaaaaccGCCCCTcaaacatcccaaatcccacctgaaccccccaaaatccccccaaattccctccgAGACCCCTCCCCGCACTCACCGAGACCCCGGGCCGCGCCCAGGTGCAGatcagcccctcctggcagggctgtcgCGATACAAACCTGGCGCtcctggcaccccaaaaccgcatcccagaccccccaaattccttctaaaccccccaaaatcccctctaaacctcccaaaatcaccccaaatcccacctgaaacccccaaaatcccctccccGCGCTCACCGAGACCCCGGGCCGCGCCCAGGTGCAGatcagcccctcctggcagggctgtcgCGATACAAACCTGGCGCTCCTGGCACCCTAAAACCGCATcccagaccccccaaattccttctaaaccccccaaaatcaccccaaatcccacctgaaacccccaaaatcccctccccGCACTCACCGAGACCCCGGGCCGCACCCAGGTGCAGATCAGCCCCTCCTGACAGGGCTGTCGCGATACACACCTGGCGCTCCTGGCACCCTAAAACCGCATCCCAGACCCCCGAAATCCTCtccaaacccccccaaatcccccccaaatcaccccaaaatcccctccccGCACTCACCGAGACCCCGGGCCGCGCCCAGGTGCAGATCAGCCCCTCCTGGCACGCTGTCACGATACAAtcctccaggaacagcagcaccgTCAGCCTCTCCTGCGCGATTTTCTTGCAGACGAGCGGCTCGAGCAGCGGCACCTCGTGCAGCCGCGGGCACAGCGCCGTCCCCAGCACCTTGGCCATGTCCAgagacccccgggacccccccgcgccgccccccgGGGGGGGTTTCTCGgcgccgccccctccccggcTGATGTTGCCCAGGCTGTGGTAACGTTTGTGCTCCTTCTCCGGGGGGTCGCGCAGGGTCAGCGTGGCGAAACGCCCCGCGCTCAGCACCGGGGGGACCCGCGGAGAGATTTGGGGACCCCCGCCGGGTTGGGGGAGGCTGTTGGAGCGGGACAAGGAGCGCGGCAACCCCGCCGCGACGGGGATCGGGGGCGGGGGGccgcggggagggggcggccgAGGGTCCAGCACGTCCTCGGTGAGGTCCCACAGGCAGAACTGCGTGTCCTGGCCGGCCGAGCCGAAGCGGTAGGTGACGCTCGGGGGGTCCTCGGGGGcgtccccgccgccgcctcgcccgtCCCCACCCTCGGGCGTGGTGAACGGATCGAACGCCACCGCGTTGACCCACGACTTGTGGCCGTGGCCGCGGGCCACCACCCGGCCCTCGGCGAACGACCACACGGTGACCAGGTCGTCCTCGCCGCCCGTCACCACGTAGCGGCCGTCGGGGCTCCAGCAGACGCAGAGCAGCCCCCCGAAGTAGCTGCGCATcatcccctgcagcagcatggAGGAGAAGTGGAACACCCGCAGCACGCCGTCCTGGCTCACGCACGCCAGCGAGCGCCCGTCGGGCGAGAAGGCGAACTCGTTCAGCGGCCCCGAGCCCACCGCCCACTTGAGCAGCGGGTTCCGCGGCGTCTTGCTCTTGCACGAGAAGACGCGGAAGCCCTCGCCCTGCGTGACCAGCGTGTACTGCGGGCTGGTGGCCCCGCACGGCTGCTCCGAGTCGTACAGGTACAGGTGGCCGCTGGCGTGCGACGCCAGGAACAGGCGCTCCGTGTCCGGCAGCCACCGGACCAAGGTCACCTTGGACTTGTCGATGAGGCGCTGCGGGGGGACGGAAAGGGTTAAAAGGAGGCGGGGGTGGGGGGATTATAAAAGGGGTTCTGGGGGTTCCACGGGGGTCCCAAGGGGCTCCTGGTGGTCCCATGGGGGTCCCAAGGGGTTCCTGGTGCTCCCATGGGGGTCCCCAAGGGGTTTCTGGTGGCCCTGGGCGAGTCCTGGTGGTCCCAAGGGGctcctggtggccctgggggGAATCCAAGGGGCTCCTGGTGGTCCCATGGGGGTCCCAAGGGGCTCCTGGTGGTCCCAGGTGAGTCCTGATGGTCCCATGGGGGTCCCAAGGGGctcctggtggccctgggggGAATCCAAGGGGGTCCTGGTGGTCCCAAGGGGCTCCTGGTGGTCCCATGGGGGTCCCAAGGGGCTCCTGGTAGCCCTGGGGGGAATCCAAGGGGCTCCTGGTGGTCCTGGGGTGGTCCTGATGGTCCCACGGGGGTCCCCAAAGGGTTTCTGGTGGTACTGGGGGGTCCCACGGGGGTCCTGAGGGGTTCTGGTGGTCCCATGGTGGGGGTCCCAAGGGGTTTCTAGTGGCCCTGGGGGAGGTTCTGATGGTCCCACGGGGGTCCTGAGGGGCTCCTGGTGGCCCTATGGTGGCCCTGGTGGTCCCACGAGTGATCCCAAGGGGCTCCTTGTGGCCCTGGGGGAGTCCTGGGGGGGTCTCATGAGGACCCCAAGGGGTTTCTGGTGGTCCTGGGAAGGTCCTGGTGGCCCCATTGGGGTCCCCAAAGGGTTCCTGGTGGTCCTGGGAAGGTCCTGGTGGCCCCATGGGGGTCCCCAAAGGGTTCCTGGTGGTCCTGGGGAGGTTCTGGTGGTCCCACGGGAGTCCCCAAAGGGTTTCTGTTGGTCCCACGGGGGTCCCCAAGGGGTTCTTGGTGGCCCTGGATGAGTCCTGGGGGCCCCACAGGTGACCCCAAGGGGCTCCTGGTGGTCCTGGGGGGATCCTGGTGGTC
This sequence is a window from Oenanthe melanoleuca isolate GR-GAL-2019-014 chromosome 25, OMel1.0, whole genome shotgun sequence. Protein-coding genes within it:
- the LOC130263353 gene encoding nascent polypeptide-associated complex subunit alpha, muscle-specific form-like, with the protein product MSPLSPGCHRCPQGDVTSVPKAMSPLSPGRCHRCPEGGVTAVPRVVSPLSPEWCHRCPQGVTAVPKAMSPLSPEWCHRCPQRVTAVPRVVSPLSPRCHCCPQGVTALPRVSPLSPERCHRCPRGVTTVPGVSPLSPGWCHRCPQGDVTAVPRVVSPLSPRWCHHCPQSDVTAVPRVVAPLSPRCHRCPQGVTTVPRVAPLSPRCHRSPQGVTAVPRVVSPLSPRCHRCPQGDVTAVPRVSPLSPGWCHRCPQSDVTAVPRVSPLSPERCHRCPRGVTAPCPGTSPPPPRAFVTLLSPRGHRASPPPLFILKRLFWHPSGTGVSGGGDRRGQ
- the DMWD gene encoding dystrophia myotonica WD repeat-containing protein, encoding MAAAAAAPGPGPAEAPAAAPELKSRFRTREGSYRLLGPATAAAAAASSAAGPVPAGAAPPGPGALPPVRLSVVRLARSRSPPGGSAERSRVCCNLGRELHFYGGAGSGGRGCRRALDLQRPIDKRVYKGTQPTCHDFNQFTAGSDTLALLVGFSAGQVQYLDLAKKDSAGRLFNEERLIDKSKVTLVRWLPDTERLFLASHASGHLYLYDSEQPCGATSPQYTLVTQGEGFRVFSCKSKTPRNPLLKWAVGSGPLNEFAFSPDGRSLACVSQDGVLRVFHFSSMLLQGMMRSYFGGLLCVCWSPDGRYVVTGGEDDLVTVWSFAEGRVVARGHGHKSWVNAVAFDPFTTPEGGDGRGGGGDAPEDPPSVTYRFGSAGQDTQFCLWDLTEDVLDPRPPPPRGPPPPIPVAAGLPRSLSRSNSLPQPGGGPQISPRVPPVLSAGRFATLTLRDPPEKEHKRYHSLGNISRGGGGAEKPPPGGGAGGSRGSLDMAKVLGTALCPRLHEVPLLEPLVCKKIAQERLTVLLFLEDCIVTACQEGLICTWARPGVSGLSSQNGGSPSGTVV